A genomic window from Apus apus isolate bApuApu2 chromosome 26, bApuApu2.pri.cur, whole genome shotgun sequence includes:
- the LOC127394675 gene encoding protein phosphatase 1 regulatory subunit 3C-B-like, with amino-acid sequence MPVDLAVRLCLSHSPPICKLLSSYEELRGSRGRKPLRSCLNQKLNTEPEPERRDSTRSSKGQKKKKVVFADMKGLSLTAVHFFSKIEEEFCDLQHALSDLAHFRPRLRDPRAQVCRYILDFPQPSADYMTFRSRLHSNLVCLENCLIQDRALSGTVKVRNIEYEKKVMVRITFDGWKSFRDISCQYMHSTYGSADTDTFSFELALPNSSISCRAAEFCISFQCGQKTHWDNNQGRNYTICHLGMIRRPSHAVQRGSGAWEHLGTSRAAALVLSQLQTWRRSEMQAPYW; translated from the coding sequence ATGCCCGTGGACCTGGCCGTGCGGCTCTGCCTGAGCCATTCGCCCCCCATCTGCAAGCTGCTGAGCTCCTACGAGGAGCTGCGGGGCAGCCGGGGGCGCAAACCCCTCCGGTCCTGTCTCAACCAGAAGCTGAACACAGAGCCTGAGCCCGAGCGGCGAGACAGCACCAGGAGCTCCAAGGgccagaagaagaagaaggtcGTGTTTGCTGACATGAAGGGGCTCTCACTGACAGCTGTCCACTTCTTCTCAAAGATTGAGGAGGAATTCTGTGACCTGCAGCACGCCCTGTCTGACCTTGCCCACTTCCGACCGAGGCTGCGCGACCCGCGCGCACAAGTGTGCAGGTACATCCTGGACTTCCCACAGCCCTCCGCAGACTACATGACATTCCGCAGCCGCCTGCACAGCAACCTCGTCTGCCTGGAGAACTGCCTGATCCAGGACCGTGCCCTCTCAGGGACAGTGAAGGTCAGAAACATCGAGTACGAGAAGAAAGTGATGGTCCGCATCACCTTCGATGGCTGGAAGAGCTTCCGGGATATTTCCTGCCAGTACATGCACAGCACATATGGCTCAGCTGACACAGACACCTTCTCCTTTGAGCTTGCCCTGCCCAACTCATCCATCTCCTGTAGGGCTGCAGAGTTCTGCATCTCCTTCCAGTGTGGACAGAAGACCCACTGGGACAACAACCAGGGGAGGAACTACACGATCTGCCATTTGGGCATGATCCGCCGTCCTTCCCATGCTGTGCAGCGTGGCAGTGGGGCCTGGGAGCACCTTGGCACTTCCCGGGCTGCTGCCCTGGTCCTTTCTCAGCTGCAGACCTGGCGGCGCTCCGAGATGCAGGCCCCTTATTGGTAG
- the GPAT4 gene encoding glycerol-3-phosphate acyltransferase 4, whose protein sequence is MFLLLPFDSLVVNLLGISITVLFTLLLVFIIVPAIFGVSFGIRKVYMKTLLKIFQWATLRIERGAKEKNHPLYKPYVNGIIAKEPTSLEEEIKEIRRSGSGKALDTPEFELSDIFYFCRKGIETIMDDEVTKRFSAEELESWNLLSRTNYNFQYISLRLTVLWGLGVLIRYCFLLPLRIALAFTGISLLVTGTTVVGYLPNGRCKEFLSKHVHLMCYRICVRALTAIITYHDRENRPRNGGICVANHTSPIDVIILASDGYYAMVGQIHGGLMGVIQRAMVKACPHVWFERSEVKDRHLVARRLTEHVQDKSKLPILIFPEGTCINNTSVMMFKKGSFEIGATVYPVAIKYDPQFGDAFWNSSKYGMVTYLLRMMTSWAIVCSVWYLPPMTRQPEEDAVQFANRVKSAIARQGGLVDLLWDGGLKREKVKDTFKEEQQKLYSKMIVGNHEDRSRS, encoded by the exons AtgttcctcctgctcccctttgACAGCCTGGTTGTTAATCTCTTGGGGATTTCCATAACTGTGCTCTTCACTCTGCTTCTGGTTTTCATCATTGTGCCAGCAATTTTTGGAGTCTCCTTTGGCATTCGCAAAGTTTACATGAAAACACTATTAAAGATTTTTCAG TGGGCAACGCTGAGAATAGAGCGTGGTGCCAAGGAGAAGAACCACCCCTTGTACAAGCCCTATGTCAATG GTATCATTGCAAAGGAGCCAACATCACTGGAAGAGGAGATCAAGGAGATCCGCCGGAGTGGCAGTGGCAAAgccctggacacccctgagtTTGAGCTCTCAGATATCTTCTATTTCTGCCGCAAAGGCATCGAGACCATCATGGATGATGAAGTGACCAAGAGGTTctcagctgaggagctggagtCCTGGAACCTGCTCAGCAGGACCAACTACAACTTCCAGTACATCAGCCTGCGCCTCACGGTGCTTTGGGGCCTGGGGGTGCTCATCCGGTactgcttcctcctgcccctccg GATAGCCCTGGCCTTTACTGGCATCAGCCTGTTGGTGACTGGAACTACAGTGGTGGGATATTTGCCAAATGGAAG gtgtAAGGAGTTCCTGAGCAAGCACGTCCACCTGATGTGTTACCGGATCTGCGTGCGTGCCCTCACAGCCATCATCACTTACCACGACCG AGAAAACAGACCCCGAAATGGAGGCATCTGCGTGGCCAACCACACATCTCCCATCGATGTGATCATCCTGGCCAGCGATGGCTACTATGCTATG GTGGGTCAGATCCACGGGGGGCTCATGGGCGTGATACAGAGAGCCATGGTGAAGGCTTGTCCCCACGTCTGGTTTGAACGCTCTGAAGTCAAAGATCGTCACCTCGTCGCCAGAAG GCTCACAGAACATGTCCAGGACAAGAGCAAACTGCCTATTCTTATCTTTCCAGAAG GAACTTGCATCAACAACACGTCTGTGATGATGTTCAAAAAGGGGAGCTTTGAAATTGGAGCCACAGTTTACCCTGTAGCTATCAAG tATGACCCACAGTTTGGAGATGCCTTTTGGAACAGCAGCAAGTATGGCATGGTGACCTACCTCCTGAGGATGATGACCAGCTGGGCCATTGTCTGCAGCGTCTGGTATTTGCCCCCAATGACCAGGCAG CCTGAAGAGGATGCTGTCCAGTTTGCCAACCGCGTGAAGTCAGCCATTGCCAGGCAAGGGGGCCTTGTGGATCTGCTCTG GGATGGAGGACTGAAGAGGGAGAAGGTGAAAGACACATTTAAGGAGGAGCAACAGAAACTCTACAGCAAAATGATTGTAGGAAACCACGAAGACCGGAGCCGCTCCTGA
- the NKX6-3 gene encoding homeobox protein Nkx-6.3: MDANLPGTFLLNGPSLGPFPEAKAPVCQYSVQSSFYKLGPPGLGAQLASGTPHGISDILGRPAATPNSSLLPSYPHAGGFNGLSSPGVYYGPQVGALPKAGGEYLPRGRSCWAEAAPEWRGSRQCSGPPAHLADSIQKKKHTRPTFTGHQIFALEKTFEQTKYLAGPERARLAYSLGMTESQVKVWFQNRRTKWRKKSALEPSSSSQRVGGSGGERAASETEDDEYNKPLDPDSDDEKIRLLLRKHRAAFSVLGLGTHSG, translated from the exons ATGGACGCCAACCTGCCAGGCACCTTCCTGCTCAACGGCCCCTCACTGGGCCCCTTCCCGGAGGCCAAGGCACCCGTCTGCCAGTATTCGGTGCAGAGCTCCTTCTACAAGCTGGGTCCCCCAGGGCTGGGCGCCCAGCTGGCCTCCGGCACCCCACACGGCATCTCCGACATCCTCGGCCGGCCTGCTGCGACGCCGaacagcagcctcctgcccagctACCCCCATGCGGGCGGATTTAATGGACTGAGCTCCCCGGGCGTCTATTATGGGCCCCAGGTGGGGGCCCTCCCCAAGGCTGGGGGCGAGTACCTGCCGCGGGGCCGGAGCTGCTGGGCGGAGGCAGCACCCGAGTGGCGGGGCAGCCGGCAGTGCAGCGGCC cccctgctcaccTGGCTGACAGTATTCAAAAGAAGAAGCACACGCGACCAACCTTCACAGGGCACCAGATCTTCGCTTTGGAGAAGACTTTTGAGCAGACCAAGTACCTAGCAGGTCCAGAGAGAGCACGGCTGGCCTATTCCCTTGGCATGACTGAGTCCCAGGTGAAG GTCTGGTTCCAGAACCGACGGACCAAATGGAGGAAGAAGAGTGCCCTGGAGCCCTCCTCATCCTCGCAGCGGGTGGGGGGCTCTGGTGGAGAGCGGGCAGCCTCCGAGACCGAGGACGACGAGTACAACAAACCCCTGGACCCTGACTCAGATGATGAGAAGATCcggctgctgctgaggaagcaCCGTGCGGCCTTCTCGGTGCTAGGCTTGGGCACCCACAGCGGCTGA
- the ANK1 gene encoding ankyrin-1 isoform X16 gives MWALLAQLLIALVLLAFFLVSCQNVMHIIRGSVRFLLKHAHRELDKELGESPGLADDEEVLSTRVVRRRVLVKGNEVLHLPGEQVTEEQFTDDQGNIITKTVIRKVVRQLHPGDMGDRQEQEELILEGSLKEPQDLETEEDHFIKYSILHQDGLGTKEEMRVRVPKPEVSGGRMGAQIVKRASLKRGKQ, from the exons ATGTGGGCTCTCCTGGCCCAGCTGCTGAttgccctggtgctgctggccttcttCCTGGTCAGCTGCCAGAATGTCATGCACATCATCAGGGGCTCTGTCCGCTTCCTGCTCAAACACGCCCACCGTGAGCTGGACAAGGAGCTCGGGGAGAGCCCAGGGCTGGCGGATGACGAGGAGGTTCTCTCCACCAGGGTTGTCCGCCGGCGTGTTCTTGTGAAG GGGAATGAAGTCCTTCAtctccctggggagcaggtgaCTGAAGAGCAGTTCACAGATGATCAAGGCAATATAATCACCAAGACG GTCATCCGGAAGGTGGTGCGGCAGCTGCACCCTGGTGACATGGgtgacaggcaggagcaggaggagctgattCTGGAGGGCTCCCTGAAGGAACCCCAAGACCTGGAGACTGAGGAGGATCACTTCATTAAATACTCCATCCTACACCAGGACGGTCTGGGGACCAAG GAGGAGATGCGAGTGCGTGTCCCGAAACCGGAGGTCTCTGGGGGCAGGATGGGGGCTCAAATAGTGAAACGAGCCAGCCTGAAAAGGGGGAAGCAGTGA